The following coding sequences lie in one Alloacidobacterium dinghuense genomic window:
- a CDS encoding amino acid permease codes for MANLFAVKHISTLKSEAGEEGEHTLRRSLGPVNLITLGVGAVIGAGIFVLTGQAAALHAGPAIALSFILAGITCAFAGLCYAEFASLIPIAGSAYTYGYATLGELVAWIIGWCLCLEYAFGAATVASGWSGYFLSLLEQLGLTPSASLAPFTTTYGNVLYLYHGRWLPFMSLPMGVTDVSGLPHVTGVFNLIAFVVIGVVTVVLVRGIKESANLNSAIVFVKVGVVFIFLFLGIGFLLQHPDLARMNWHPFIPPKIGPGQFGISGIAAGAASVFFAYIGFDAVSTAAQEAKNPQRDMPIGILGSLVICTILYIAVSLTLTGLVSYKALNVAEPVAIGIDATGVKWGGLLVKIGAVFGLGTVMLVMLLGQSRVFYSMSRDGLLPKWAGAIHPKFRTPWISNIIVGTIVAFLPALLPIDKLSAMVNMGTLLAFAIVSAGVWILRVRHPEMERPFKTPLVPLVPICGIVSALYLIANLPTLTWIVVGIWLVVGLVIYFSYSTKHSKVQKLEARATAKQ; via the coding sequence ATGGCTAATCTGTTTGCAGTTAAACATATCTCCACGCTGAAGAGCGAAGCCGGCGAAGAAGGAGAGCACACACTCAGGCGGTCGCTGGGGCCGGTGAATCTGATTACGCTGGGCGTGGGTGCGGTGATCGGCGCAGGCATTTTTGTGCTCACCGGGCAGGCTGCGGCGCTGCATGCGGGGCCTGCGATTGCGCTGAGCTTCATTCTTGCGGGGATTACGTGCGCCTTTGCCGGACTCTGTTATGCCGAGTTCGCCTCGCTGATTCCGATTGCCGGGTCGGCTTACACCTATGGATATGCGACGCTGGGCGAACTGGTGGCGTGGATCATCGGCTGGTGCCTGTGCCTGGAATACGCCTTTGGAGCAGCGACCGTGGCTTCGGGGTGGTCCGGATATTTTCTGAGTCTGCTGGAGCAGCTCGGGCTGACGCCATCGGCATCGCTGGCTCCGTTTACGACGACGTATGGCAATGTGCTGTATCTCTATCACGGTCGCTGGCTGCCGTTTATGTCGCTGCCGATGGGTGTGACGGACGTCTCAGGTCTGCCGCATGTGACGGGCGTCTTCAACCTGATTGCTTTTGTCGTGATTGGGGTGGTGACAGTGGTGCTAGTGCGCGGCATCAAGGAGTCGGCCAATCTCAATTCTGCGATCGTGTTCGTGAAGGTCGGTGTTGTCTTTATCTTCCTTTTTCTGGGCATCGGATTTCTATTGCAGCATCCTGATCTGGCGCGGATGAACTGGCATCCTTTCATTCCACCGAAGATCGGGCCGGGGCAGTTTGGCATCAGCGGTATTGCAGCGGGCGCGGCGTCGGTCTTTTTTGCGTATATCGGGTTCGATGCGGTATCGACAGCGGCGCAGGAGGCGAAGAATCCGCAACGCGATATGCCGATTGGCATTCTTGGATCGCTGGTGATCTGCACGATTCTTTATATTGCTGTTTCGCTTACGCTGACGGGATTGGTGAGTTATAAGGCGCTGAATGTGGCCGAGCCGGTGGCTATCGGCATTGACGCGACGGGCGTGAAGTGGGGCGGCCTGCTGGTGAAGATCGGCGCGGTGTTTGGACTGGGCACCGTCATGCTGGTGATGTTACTGGGGCAATCACGTGTGTTCTATTCTATGTCGCGTGATGGGCTGCTACCGAAGTGGGCGGGGGCAATTCATCCGAAGTTCCGCACGCCGTGGATCTCGAACATTATTGTCGGCACGATCGTTGCCTTTCTTCCGGCGCTGTTGCCGATCGACAAGCTGAGCGCCATGGTGAATATGGGAACGCTGCTGGCGTTCGCGATTGTCTCGGCGGGTGTGTGGATTCTGCGCGTGCGGCATCCAGAGATGGAGCGTCCGTTCAAGACGCCGCTGGTTCCGCTGGTCCCGATCTGCGGGATTGTCAGCGCGCTTTATCTGATTGCGAACCTGCCGACGCTCACATGGATTGTGGTGGGCATCTGGCTAGTCGTCGGGCTTGTGATTTACTTCAGCTATTCGACGAAGCACAGCAAGGTGCAGAAGCTGGAAGCTCGTGCTACTGCGAAGCAGTAA